A genomic region of Magnolia sinica isolate HGM2019 chromosome 6, MsV1, whole genome shotgun sequence contains the following coding sequences:
- the LOC131248003 gene encoding benzyl alcohol O-benzoyltransferase-like, whose protein sequence is MASSDLVFSVTRGKPVLVSPAKPTPHEFKLLSDIDDQECLRFQLPILQFYRNDPSMRGRDPVGVIRDAIAKALVFYYPFAGRIREGPGRKLTVECTGEGLAFIEADADVSLKQFGDELHPPFPCLEKLLYDVPGMGEIINCPLLLIQVTRLTCGGFIFALRLNHTMSDGSGIVQFMSAVGELARGARAPSVLPSWGRERLSARDPPRVTHVHRQYDQVTDTKSNVTPLNDMAYRSFSFGPRELSILRKQVPHHLRTCSSFELLSGCFWRCRTIAVRPAPDEEMRYIFFFNVRDKCQPPLPAGYYGNGVVLAAATSPASKLCQNPLGYAVELVKNAKSDVTQESIQSMADLMVIKRRRPYFTLPGTYIVSNVTRVAFMDVDFGWGKAVYGGLARGIVYDNIPDISSFHLRFRNAEGEDRIMVSICLPQPAMERFVAEFESMMKEPIVSSTYKFTKSPL, encoded by the exons ATGGCCTCCTCTGATCTAGTCTTCTCTGTCACAAGGGGCAAGCCTGTGTTAGTTTCTCCTGCTAAGCCAACACCCCATGAATTCAAACTCCTCTCCGACATCGATGACCAAGAATGCCTCCGTTTCCAGCTGCCTATCTTGCAGTTCTACCGCAACGATCCTTCAATGAGAGGGCGGGACCCAGTAGGGGTGATCAGGGATGCTATAGCGAAGGCGCTTGTTTTCTACTACCCGTTTGCCGGTAGAATTAGAGAAGGGCCTGGCCGTAAGCTCACGGTGGAGTGCACCGGTGAAGGCTTGGCGTTCATCGAGGCTGATGCAGATGTCAGCCTCAAGCAGTTTGGGGATGAACTCCATCCTCCCTTCCCATGCTTGGAGAAGCTTCTCTACGACGTCCCTGGAATGGGAGAAATCATCAACTGCCCTTTGCTTTTAATTCAG GTGACTCGTCTCACGTGTGGGGGTTTCATCTTTGCCCTCAGGCTCAACCACACCATGAGCGACGGGTCTGGGATTGTACAATTCATGTCAGCGGTGGGTGAGCTTGCACGAGGGGCACGGGCCCCATCCGTTCTGCCCTCGTGGGGGAGGGAGCGGCTCAGCGCACGGGATCCACCACGTGTGACGCACGTGCACCGGCAATACGACCAAGTGACCGACACAAAAAGCAACGTAACACCCCTCAATGACATGGCCTACCGTTCCTTTTCCTTCGGTCCTCGCGAGTTATCTATCCTCAGGAAGCAAGTGCCGCACCACCTCCGCACGTGCTCCTCGTTCGAACTGCTGAGCGGGTGCTTCTGGCGCTGCCGCACGATCGCCGTGCGGCCCGCCCCAGACGAGGAAATGAGGTACATCTTCTTCTTTAACGTGCGAGACAAGTGCCAGCCGCCCTTGCCGGCAGGCTACTACGGGAACGGCGTCGTATTGGCAGCGGCGACCTCACCAGCCAGTAAGTTGTGTCAGAATCCATTGGGATATGCAGTGGAACTAGTGAAGAATGCCAAATCTGACGTCACGCAAGAGTCCATACAGTCTATGGCTGACCTGATGGTGATCAAAAGGCG GCGGCCCTACTTCACGTTACCAGGCACCTACATTGTGTCAAATGTGACACGTGTTGCGTTTATGGACGTTGATTTTGGGTGGGGAAAAGCTGTTTACGGTGGGCTAGCCAGGGGGATTGTGTATGACAACATCCCTGACATTTCTAGCTTTCATTTACGGTTTAGGAATGCAGAAGGGGAGGATAGAATTATGGTGTCTATTTGCTTGCCTCAGCCTGCCATGGAGAGATTTGTGGCTGAGTTTGAAAGCATGATGAAGGAGCCCATCGTCAGTAGCACCTACAAATTCACTAAATCGCCCCTGTAG